The proteins below are encoded in one region of Microbispora sp. NBC_01189:
- a CDS encoding diacylglycerol/lipid kinase family protein has translation MVKSADRQSAVAAPDPAAPRTQAPRTKTPRVAVIAHRKKTIGGGLDELRKLIAGYEVEDLLWYEVPKSRKAPKKVRRALKDGAELFFVWGGDGTVQRCVDALAGSDAAVAIVPAGTANLLARNLDIPEDLAEAVRIGFEGRRARLDLGKINGEHFAVMAGVGLDAEMIADADRGLKDRLGRLAYIWTGLRHVGGSVTPMKVKVDGNDWFEGDASCVLVGNVGTVTGGIDVFEDARYDDGWLEVGVSIAEGPIQWARTLGRMSAGNAEKSPFVRITRARKVSVKLQTPMAYELDGGARDRVKRIAVKVVPEAVTLCLPDTAG, from the coding sequence ATGGTGAAATCCGCTGATCGGCAGTCCGCGGTCGCCGCGCCGGACCCGGCCGCCCCCCGTACCCAGGCCCCCCGTACCAAGACACCGCGCGTCGCGGTCATCGCGCACCGCAAGAAGACCATCGGCGGCGGCCTCGACGAACTGCGCAAGCTCATCGCGGGCTACGAGGTCGAGGACCTGCTGTGGTACGAGGTCCCCAAGAGCAGGAAGGCCCCCAAGAAGGTCCGCCGGGCGCTCAAGGACGGCGCCGAGCTGTTCTTCGTCTGGGGCGGCGACGGCACCGTGCAACGCTGCGTCGACGCACTGGCCGGCAGCGACGCCGCCGTCGCCATCGTCCCCGCCGGGACCGCCAACCTGCTCGCCCGCAACCTCGACATCCCCGAGGACCTGGCCGAGGCCGTACGCATCGGCTTCGAGGGCCGCCGCGCCAGACTCGACCTCGGCAAGATCAACGGTGAGCACTTCGCGGTCATGGCGGGCGTCGGCCTGGACGCCGAGATGATCGCCGACGCCGACCGGGGCCTCAAGGACCGCCTCGGCCGCCTCGCCTACATCTGGACCGGCCTGCGGCACGTCGGCGGCTCCGTGACCCCGATGAAGGTCAAGGTCGACGGCAACGACTGGTTCGAGGGCGACGCGAGCTGCGTGCTCGTCGGCAACGTCGGCACCGTCACCGGGGGCATCGACGTCTTCGAGGACGCCCGCTACGACGACGGCTGGCTGGAGGTCGGCGTCTCCATCGCCGAAGGCCCCATCCAGTGGGCGCGCACCCTCGGCCGGATGAGCGCCGGTAACGCCGAAAAATCCCCTTTCGTCCGCATCACCCGCGCCAGGAAGGTGTCGGTCAAACTGCAGACCCCCATGGCGTACGAACTGGACGGGGGAGCGCGCGACCGGGTCAAGCGCATCGCGGTCAAGGTGGTGCCCGAAGCCGTCACCCTCTGCCTGCCCGACACCGCCGGTTGA
- a CDS encoding DUF3224 domain-containing protein, which produces MNTHATGTFDVTGWNDLATEEKPGATFGRARIIKTFQGDLTGTSTTEILTVGTPDGPAAYVGVEHFEGTLNGRKGTFVLQHSAASHDGEQWMRWQIVPATGTGELTGLTGEGAIRVEEGHHYTLGYTLPEA; this is translated from the coding sequence ATGAACACGCACGCCACCGGCACATTCGACGTCACCGGCTGGAACGACCTGGCCACCGAGGAGAAGCCGGGCGCCACGTTCGGCCGCGCCCGCATCATCAAGACCTTCCAGGGCGATCTCACCGGCACCAGCACCACCGAGATCCTGACCGTCGGCACCCCCGACGGCCCCGCCGCCTACGTCGGCGTCGAACACTTCGAGGGCACCCTGAACGGACGCAAGGGCACCTTCGTCCTGCAGCACAGCGCCGCCAGCCACGACGGCGAGCAGTGGATGAGGTGGCAGATCGTCCCCGCCACCGGCACCGGCGAACTGACCGGCCTCACGGGGGAGGGCGCCATCCGCGTCGAGGAAGGCCACCACTACACCCTCGGCTACACCCTGCCCGAGGCCTAA
- a CDS encoding ribosomal protein L7/L12, with product MPNLGPMEFMLMLLGVIVIALLGFVVVFAAVRAGARPAGPLAWRSPGMAPPISAALLHRVRELYAENKKIEAIKLIREETGLGLKEAKGLADGIGAGRPLPVATARHGYDLAARARELKAAGKVEQAVFLVRGETGMSQSEAERFVDGLVVE from the coding sequence ATGCCTAATCTGGGTCCGATGGAGTTCATGCTCATGCTCCTCGGCGTCATCGTGATCGCGCTGCTCGGTTTCGTCGTCGTCTTCGCGGCTGTGCGGGCCGGTGCGCGACCCGCGGGGCCGCTCGCGTGGCGTAGTCCGGGGATGGCGCCGCCGATCTCGGCCGCCCTGCTGCATCGCGTACGGGAGTTGTACGCGGAGAACAAGAAGATCGAGGCGATCAAGCTGATCCGCGAGGAGACCGGGCTGGGGCTGAAGGAGGCGAAGGGCCTGGCCGACGGGATCGGCGCGGGCCGCCCGCTGCCCGTGGCCACGGCGCGGCACGGGTACGACCTGGCCGCCCGGGCACGGGAGCTGAAGGCGGCAGGCAAGGTGGAGCAGGCGGTGTTCCTGGTGCGCGGTGAGACGGGCATGAGCCAGAGCGAGGCGGAGCGGTTCGTCGACGGGCTCGTCGTGGAATAG